A section of the Streptomyces sp. NBC_00178 genome encodes:
- a CDS encoding TerD family protein, whose amino-acid sequence MQKMTKGANVGLAELSENAGSVVMSLGWSSPTGQGDADVSVLLLDGNGKVGSDTDFCFYNNPVAGDGSVQLLGKTPTADGDEDRISFDLDAVPARVEQIVVAASRYGGARFGDLDDLHLTLADGAGDSLVQFSVEDAGEVSAFIFGELYRRGGAWKFRAVGQGYASGLAGLATDFGVDIDDDAGGEEQAGAGPGAEVDREAGPESIPAQRTPEPAPAPAAEPAVEGPAEAKPRTRPRTARKKVTLPRSAKKSLAENESWRTARLFPLSALRNDRERETRATSVLLSVMAQVPEFGRRLTAGFGAPAGRMETFTEVSLPHGDSPRRPDGVIRVERAGKLWTALVETKTNGNALKPDQVQAYTDIAARRGYEAVITLSNDVALEGSPLVEVRTDGRRKHKVALWHLSWAEVAHQAQMLIRHEGVGTAAHAWLLQELLHYLQHEHSGCHGFQNMGASWVPVRKGIDDETLCQGDPRATEVIENWERLVRQVCLRLGGELGQKVLPVQRAKRGSDPRARRADLADQLCAHGRLHAEIRIEGTPGILAMAADLRTGKLRTSIEVPVSEQGYPLSKVKRLIRQLEAAPADLHIETLVEGDGVGPRGTLERLRPEPGDLLPRDGAEMTGFRLSLFKGMGNGRGSAETGFIRSVDDAVDRFHAGVVAPLELRVPARRSGGGER is encoded by the coding sequence ATGCAGAAGATGACCAAGGGTGCGAACGTCGGGCTGGCCGAGCTCAGCGAGAACGCGGGCTCCGTGGTGATGAGCCTGGGCTGGAGCAGCCCGACCGGACAGGGGGACGCCGACGTCTCGGTGCTTCTCCTGGACGGGAACGGCAAGGTCGGGAGCGACACCGACTTCTGCTTCTACAACAACCCGGTCGCGGGTGACGGCAGTGTGCAGCTGCTCGGCAAGACCCCGACCGCGGACGGCGACGAGGACCGCATCAGCTTCGATCTGGACGCGGTGCCCGCGCGGGTCGAGCAGATCGTGGTGGCGGCGAGCCGCTACGGAGGCGCCAGGTTCGGGGACCTGGACGACCTCCACCTGACGCTCGCCGACGGGGCCGGCGACAGTCTGGTCCAGTTCTCCGTCGAGGACGCCGGAGAGGTGAGCGCCTTCATCTTCGGCGAGCTCTACCGGCGCGGCGGCGCATGGAAGTTCCGGGCCGTCGGGCAGGGGTACGCATCCGGCCTGGCCGGCCTGGCGACGGACTTCGGTGTGGACATCGACGACGACGCGGGGGGCGAGGAGCAGGCCGGGGCCGGTCCCGGAGCGGAGGTGGACCGGGAAGCCGGCCCCGAGAGCATCCCGGCGCAGAGAACGCCGGAGCCCGCCCCCGCCCCGGCGGCCGAGCCGGCCGTGGAGGGACCCGCGGAGGCGAAGCCCCGCACCCGGCCCCGCACGGCCAGGAAGAAGGTCACGCTTCCCCGGAGCGCGAAGAAGTCGCTCGCCGAGAACGAGTCCTGGCGGACCGCCCGGCTGTTCCCGCTCTCGGCCCTCAGGAACGACCGCGAGCGCGAGACGCGGGCCACCTCGGTCCTCCTGTCCGTCATGGCCCAGGTACCGGAGTTCGGCCGGCGGCTCACCGCGGGCTTCGGCGCGCCCGCCGGACGCATGGAGACCTTCACCGAGGTGTCGCTGCCGCACGGGGACTCGCCCCGCAGGCCCGACGGGGTCATCCGCGTCGAGCGGGCGGGCAAGCTGTGGACCGCGCTCGTCGAGACGAAGACGAACGGCAACGCCCTCAAGCCGGACCAGGTGCAGGCCTACACGGACATCGCCGCCCGGCGCGGTTACGAGGCCGTCATCACCCTGTCCAACGACGTCGCCCTCGAAGGCAGCCCGCTCGTCGAGGTCAGGACCGACGGCCGCCGCAAGCACAAGGTCGCCCTCTGGCACCTGTCCTGGGCCGAAGTGGCGCACCAGGCGCAGATGCTGATCCGCCACGAGGGTGTCGGCACGGCGGCGCACGCGTGGCTGCTCCAGGAACTGCTCCACTACCTCCAGCACGAGCACTCGGGCTGCCACGGGTTCCAGAACATGGGGGCGTCCTGGGTGCCGGTCCGCAAGGGCATCGACGACGAGACGCTGTGCCAGGGCGATCCCCGCGCCACGGAGGTCATCGAGAACTGGGAGAGACTGGTCCGGCAGGTCTGCCTGCGGCTCGGCGGTGAACTGGGCCAGAAGGTGCTTCCCGTCCAGCGCGCCAAGCGGGGGTCGGACCCCCGGGCCCGCCGGGCCGACCTGGCCGATCAGCTCTGTGCGCACGGAAGGCTGCACGCCGAGATCCGCATCGAGGGGACCCCCGGGATCCTCGCGATGGCCGCGGATCTGCGCACCGGCAAGCTCCGCACGTCGATCGAGGTCCCCGTGTCCGAGCAGGGGTACCCGCTCAGCAAGGTGAAGCGGCTGATCCGGCAGCTGGAGGCGGCCCCGGCCGACCTGCACATCGAGACGCTGGTCGAGGGCGACGGGGTGGGACCCCGCGGGACGCTGGAACGGCTGCGCCCGGAACCCGGCGATCTCCTCCCCAGGGACGGGGCGGAGATGACGGGGTTCCGCCTCTCGCTGTTCAAGGGCATGGGCAACGGCCGCGGAAGCGCGGAGACGGGATTCATCCGCAGTGTCGACGACGCGGTGGACCGGTTCCACGCCGGCGTGGTCGCTCCCCTGGAGCTGCGCGTCCCGGCCCGCCGCTCCGGTGGGGGAGAGCGGTGA
- a CDS encoding LacI family DNA-binding transcriptional regulator has translation MAAARVRSGGRPTLEEVAARAGVGRGTASRVINGSPRVSAQTREAVEAAVAELGYVPNRAARALAGNRTDAIALVVPESETRFFAEPYFSDIVRGVGAALADTEMQLLLTLAGNDRERRRLAQYLTAHRVDGVLLVSVHADDPLPDLLEQLGMPSVISGRRHAAETLPSVDSDNFEGARAAVDHFIARGRRSIATITGRLDVYGAQRRLDGYRKAVAAAGLDPDERLIAPADFSEEGGARAMRELLERRPDVDAVFAASDVMAAGARQVLRESGRRIPDDVALIGFDDSAVARHMDPPLTSVRQPIEEMGRTMARVLLQEIAHRAEGDGARERPRIVLPTELVVRESS, from the coding sequence ATGGCGGCAGCGCGAGTACGGAGTGGCGGGCGGCCCACGCTCGAAGAGGTGGCGGCCAGGGCCGGAGTGGGGCGTGGCACGGCCTCACGCGTCATCAACGGCTCGCCGAGGGTCAGCGCGCAGACCAGGGAGGCCGTCGAGGCCGCCGTCGCCGAACTGGGATACGTCCCCAACCGGGCGGCCCGCGCCCTCGCGGGCAACCGCACGGACGCCATCGCCCTCGTGGTGCCCGAGTCGGAGACCCGGTTCTTCGCCGAGCCCTACTTCTCCGACATCGTGCGCGGTGTCGGGGCGGCGCTCGCCGACACCGAGATGCAGCTGCTGCTGACCCTGGCGGGCAACGACCGCGAGCGCCGGCGGCTGGCGCAGTACCTCACCGCGCACCGCGTCGACGGGGTGCTCCTGGTCTCCGTGCACGCCGACGACCCGCTGCCCGATCTCCTCGAACAGCTCGGCATGCCCTCGGTGATCAGCGGCCGCAGACACGCGGCGGAGACACTGCCCTCGGTCGACTCCGACAACTTCGAGGGCGCCCGCGCGGCCGTCGACCACTTCATAGCGCGAGGCCGCCGCTCCATCGCCACGATCACCGGGCGGCTCGACGTGTACGGCGCGCAGCGCCGCCTCGACGGCTACCGCAAGGCCGTCGCCGCCGCGGGCCTCGACCCCGACGAGCGGCTGATCGCCCCCGCCGACTTCAGTGAGGAGGGCGGCGCCCGTGCCATGCGCGAACTGCTCGAACGCCGCCCCGACGTCGACGCGGTCTTCGCCGCCTCCGACGTGATGGCGGCGGGCGCCCGTCAGGTCCTGCGCGAGTCCGGCCGCCGCATCCCGGACGACGTGGCGCTGATCGGCTTCGACGACTCCGCGGTGGCCCGCCACATGGACCCGCCGCTGACGAGCGTCCGCCAGCCGATCGAGGAGATGGGCCGCACGATGGCCCGCGTGCTGCTCCAGGAGATCGCGCACCGCGCGGAGGGCGACGGCGCCCGGGAGCGTCCGCGGATCGTGCTGCCCACGGAACTGGTGGTGCGGGAGTCGTCCTGA
- a CDS encoding GH1 family beta-glucosidase, whose product MTAVRPDTTPKQAPETQFPTGFIWGAATASYQVEGAAAEDGRTPSIWDTFSRTPGKVRNGDTGDIAADHYHRYRDDVALMKELGLKAYRFSVSWSRVQPTGRGPAVERGLDFYRKLVDELLDAGIMPVATLYHWDLPQELEDAGGWPERVTADRFADYAAIVSGALGDRVGMWTTLNEPWCSAYLGYGSGVHAPGRTEPAAALQAAHHLNLAHGRAVEVLRDVLPAAAQTSVTLNLHQVRPLTDSPADVDAARRIDAVGNRVFTGPMLHGAYPEDLIADTSHLVDWSKLVKDGDLATISRPVDALGINYYTPTLVSDPVEGARYARSDAHGASDHSPWPGSEHIAFHLAEGKERTAMDWSIDPDGLYNLLMDTHRDHPGLPLMVTENGAAFDDYVSPEGRVEDPERVAYLHGHLDAVRRAIADGADVRGYFLWSLMDNFEWAYGYSKRFGAVYVDYASQRRIPKASAHWYSDVIRRHGLPAAGGTV is encoded by the coding sequence ATGACTGCCGTACGACCCGACACCACCCCCAAGCAGGCCCCCGAGACGCAGTTCCCCACGGGATTCATCTGGGGCGCGGCGACCGCGTCCTACCAGGTCGAGGGCGCCGCCGCCGAGGACGGCCGCACACCGTCCATCTGGGACACCTTCAGCCGCACCCCCGGCAAGGTCCGCAACGGCGACACCGGCGACATCGCCGCCGACCACTACCACCGGTACCGTGACGACGTCGCCCTGATGAAGGAGCTCGGACTCAAGGCGTACCGCTTCTCCGTCTCCTGGTCCCGGGTCCAGCCCACCGGCCGCGGACCGGCCGTGGAGCGCGGCCTGGACTTCTACCGCAAGCTCGTCGACGAGCTGCTCGACGCCGGCATCATGCCCGTCGCCACGCTCTACCACTGGGACCTGCCCCAGGAGCTCGAGGACGCCGGCGGCTGGCCCGAGCGCGTGACCGCCGACCGCTTCGCCGACTACGCCGCCATCGTGTCCGGCGCCCTCGGTGACCGGGTCGGCATGTGGACCACCCTCAACGAGCCGTGGTGCTCGGCCTACCTCGGCTACGGCTCCGGCGTGCACGCCCCGGGCCGCACCGAGCCGGCGGCGGCGCTGCAGGCCGCCCACCACCTCAACCTCGCCCACGGCCGGGCGGTCGAGGTCCTGCGCGACGTGCTCCCCGCTGCCGCGCAGACCTCGGTCACCCTCAACCTCCACCAGGTGCGCCCGCTCACCGACAGCCCGGCCGACGTGGACGCGGCCCGCCGCATCGACGCCGTCGGCAACCGCGTCTTCACGGGCCCGATGCTGCACGGGGCGTACCCCGAGGACCTGATCGCGGACACCTCGCACCTCGTGGACTGGTCGAAGCTGGTCAAGGACGGAGACCTCGCCACCATCTCCCGGCCGGTCGACGCCCTCGGCATCAACTACTACACGCCGACGCTGGTCTCGGACCCGGTGGAGGGTGCCCGGTACGCGCGCAGCGACGCGCACGGCGCGAGCGACCACTCCCCGTGGCCCGGCTCCGAGCACATCGCCTTCCACCTCGCCGAGGGGAAGGAGCGCACCGCGATGGACTGGTCGATCGATCCCGACGGGCTCTACAACCTCCTGATGGACACCCACCGGGACCACCCGGGGCTGCCGTTGATGGTCACCGAGAACGGCGCGGCCTTCGACGACTACGTCTCGCCCGAGGGCAGGGTGGAGGACCCCGAGCGCGTGGCGTACCTGCACGGGCATCTCGACGCCGTGCGCCGCGCGATCGCCGACGGGGCGGACGTCCGCGGCTACTTCCTGTGGTCCCTGATGGACAACTTCGAGTGGGCGTACGGCTATTCGAAGCGCTTCGGTGCGGTGTACGTCGACTACGCCTCGCAGCGCCGCATCCCCAAGGCGAGCGCCCACTGGTACTCCGACGTGATCCGCCGTCACGGACTGCCGGCCGCCGGCGGCACCGTCTGA
- a CDS encoding carbohydrate ABC transporter permease, with translation MTTTHTVTAPDRGQVSKAAVRQDLPRRNRFKQGAGRQHHAGPFAYIALAVVGLGSLFPLYWTLVAASRTQDEVLDTTPPLLPGGNLFNNLDAAWEQASLGKAIVNTVIVSSSITLATLFFCTLAGYAFAKMRFKGRGALMTTVIATLTIPPQLSVVPLFMMMSDIGWGGQLESVIFPTLVSAFGVFFMRQYLLEALPYELIEAGRVDGANNLRIVWSIVLPVARPAMMVLGMLTFVQAWNDFFWPYLALNQQNPTLQVALGQLSASYVPDQSIVMAGALISTLPLLVVFVIFGKQIVGGIMSGAVKG, from the coding sequence ATGACCACCACACACACGGTCACCGCGCCGGACCGCGGCCAGGTCTCCAAGGCCGCCGTCCGCCAGGACCTCCCGCGCCGCAACCGGTTCAAGCAGGGCGCCGGCCGCCAGCACCACGCGGGTCCCTTCGCCTACATAGCCCTGGCCGTCGTCGGCCTCGGCTCGCTGTTCCCGCTGTACTGGACGCTCGTCGCCGCGTCGCGCACCCAGGACGAGGTCCTGGACACCACGCCGCCGCTCCTGCCCGGCGGCAACCTCTTCAACAACCTCGACGCCGCCTGGGAACAGGCCAGTCTCGGCAAGGCCATCGTCAACACCGTCATCGTGTCCAGCAGCATCACGCTGGCGACGCTGTTCTTCTGCACCCTGGCCGGTTACGCCTTCGCCAAGATGCGCTTCAAGGGGCGCGGCGCGCTGATGACGACGGTCATCGCGACGCTGACGATCCCGCCGCAGCTCAGCGTCGTACCGCTGTTCATGATGATGTCGGACATCGGCTGGGGCGGTCAGCTGGAGTCGGTGATCTTCCCGACCCTGGTGAGCGCGTTCGGCGTGTTCTTCATGCGCCAGTACCTCCTGGAGGCACTGCCGTACGAACTCATCGAGGCGGGCAGGGTGGACGGGGCCAACAACCTCCGCATCGTGTGGAGCATCGTGCTCCCGGTGGCCCGCCCGGCCATGATGGTGCTCGGCATGCTCACCTTCGTCCAGGCCTGGAACGACTTCTTCTGGCCCTACCTGGCGCTGAACCAGCAGAACCCGACGCTCCAGGTGGCCCTCGGCCAGCTGAGCGCGTCCTACGTGCCCGACCAGAGCATCGTCATGGCGGGCGCGCTCATCAGCACCCTGCCGCTGCTCGTCGTCTTCGTGATCTTCGGCAAGCAGATCGTCGGGGGAATCATGTCCGGCGCCGTCAAGGGCTGA
- a CDS encoding carbohydrate ABC transporter permease produces MATTTPTRGAHGSRPSRRAPKPMTARRQAWRSRLWRFDDKASPYAYIAPFFLVFGAFGLYPLVYTGWIALHRVEMTGLDQMEWVGWENFANILQDSEFWTAVSNTFVIGVISTVPQLMIALGLAHLLNYKLRASTFWRTVILTPYATSVASAALVFALVFRADGGLLNWVLGFFGAGETNWANGHWSSNIAIAVIVIWRWTGYNTLIYLAAMQAVPSDLYEAASLDGASRWQQFRNVTIPSLRPTILFTIVISTIGSMQLFGEPLLLEGGQIGAQGGTEHQYETLSIYLYNYGWNLGHLGPAAAVAWAMLVLLLLIAGINWLIGRFVRKTAA; encoded by the coding sequence GTGGCAACCACGACCCCCACGAGGGGCGCACACGGCTCACGGCCCAGCCGCCGTGCCCCCAAGCCCATGACCGCCCGCCGTCAGGCGTGGCGCAGCCGGCTGTGGCGCTTCGACGACAAGGCGTCGCCGTACGCCTACATCGCGCCCTTCTTCCTCGTCTTCGGGGCCTTCGGGCTCTACCCCCTCGTCTACACCGGCTGGATCGCCCTCCACCGGGTGGAGATGACCGGCCTCGACCAGATGGAATGGGTCGGCTGGGAGAACTTCGCCAACATCCTCCAGGACTCGGAGTTCTGGACCGCGGTCTCCAACACCTTCGTCATCGGCGTCATCTCCACCGTGCCGCAGCTGATGATCGCGCTGGGCCTGGCCCACCTGCTGAACTACAAGCTCCGGGCCAGCACCTTCTGGCGCACCGTGATCCTGACGCCGTACGCCACCTCGGTCGCCTCGGCGGCCCTGGTCTTCGCCCTGGTGTTCCGGGCCGACGGCGGGCTGCTGAACTGGGTCCTCGGCTTCTTCGGCGCCGGTGAGACGAACTGGGCCAACGGCCACTGGTCGTCCAACATCGCCATCGCCGTCATCGTCATCTGGCGCTGGACCGGCTACAACACGCTGATCTACCTGGCCGCGATGCAGGCGGTCCCGTCCGACCTCTACGAGGCGGCGTCGCTCGACGGGGCCTCGCGCTGGCAGCAGTTCCGCAACGTGACGATCCCTTCGCTCCGGCCGACGATCCTCTTCACGATCGTCATCTCGACCATCGGCTCCATGCAGCTGTTCGGTGAGCCGCTGCTGCTCGAAGGCGGCCAGATCGGGGCCCAGGGCGGCACCGAGCACCAGTACGAGACCCTCAGCATCTACCTCTACAACTACGGCTGGAACCTCGGACACCTCGGTCCGGCCGCCGCGGTCGCCTGGGCCATGCTCGTCCTGCTGCTGCTCATTGCCGGGATCAACTGGCTCATCGGGCGCTTCGTGCGCAAGACCGCGGCCTGA
- a CDS encoding ABC transporter substrate-binding protein, translating into MRITRTVAGRSRRTAVMATTGLTAAALLMTGCSDSGSDSDEADANGNITLTVADFGQFGYKEAGLFAKYHELHPNITVKENVTAQETVYYPKFLQQLNTGSGLADVQGIEVGRVKELVDTKADAFADLSDVVDPAQWVNWKALQATTDEGKVIGAGTDIGPMSICYRRDLFEQAGLPSDRTEVAAKFAGGWKDYLALGEAYKAKAPKGTFFMDSASAMYNGVVSSDSEQYYSKDGKAIYKDSAGVKAGWELATEAVDKKLTQGLAQFSPPWQAALRKGSIATVACPAWMAAQISTYSGDEFKGKWDIARTPGETAANWGGSFLAVPAKGKHVKEAGELVKWLTAPEQQAAVFKAAGLFPSNKGAYELPDVKTAKLEYFNNAPIGEIYAEEAQVIPAAVLGPKDGVIKDTISTQINNMEQRGTKPDDAWKAATEAIDKVIG; encoded by the coding sequence ATGCGCATCACCCGCACCGTCGCAGGTCGAAGCCGCAGAACCGCCGTCATGGCCACCACGGGCCTCACGGCCGCCGCCCTGCTGATGACCGGCTGCAGCGACTCCGGATCGGATTCCGACGAGGCCGACGCCAACGGGAACATCACCCTGACCGTCGCCGACTTCGGACAGTTCGGCTACAAGGAGGCGGGGCTCTTCGCGAAGTACCACGAGCTCCACCCGAACATCACGGTCAAGGAGAACGTCACCGCCCAGGAGACGGTCTACTACCCCAAGTTCCTCCAGCAGCTCAACACGGGCAGCGGACTCGCCGACGTGCAGGGCATCGAGGTCGGCCGTGTGAAGGAGCTCGTCGACACCAAGGCGGACGCCTTCGCCGACCTCTCCGACGTCGTCGACCCCGCCCAGTGGGTCAACTGGAAGGCGCTGCAGGCGACCACCGACGAGGGCAAGGTCATAGGCGCCGGCACCGACATCGGCCCGATGTCGATCTGCTACCGCCGTGACCTGTTCGAGCAGGCGGGCCTGCCGTCCGACCGCACCGAGGTCGCCGCGAAGTTCGCCGGCGGCTGGAAGGACTACCTCGCGCTCGGTGAGGCGTACAAGGCGAAGGCCCCCAAGGGCACCTTCTTCATGGACTCCGCCAGCGCCATGTACAACGGCGTGGTCAGCTCGGACTCGGAGCAGTACTACTCCAAGGACGGCAAGGCGATCTACAAGGACAGCGCGGGCGTCAAGGCCGGCTGGGAGCTCGCCACCGAGGCCGTCGACAAGAAGCTGACGCAGGGCCTCGCCCAGTTCAGCCCGCCGTGGCAGGCGGCCCTGCGCAAGGGCAGCATCGCCACCGTGGCCTGCCCCGCGTGGATGGCGGCGCAGATCTCCACCTACTCCGGTGACGAGTTCAAGGGCAAGTGGGACATCGCCCGCACCCCGGGCGAGACCGCGGCCAACTGGGGCGGCTCCTTCCTCGCCGTTCCCGCCAAGGGCAAGCACGTCAAGGAGGCCGGTGAGCTCGTCAAGTGGCTGACCGCCCCCGAGCAGCAGGCGGCCGTCTTCAAGGCGGCCGGTCTCTTCCCGTCGAACAAGGGCGCCTACGAGCTCCCCGACGTGAAGACCGCCAAGCTGGAGTACTTCAACAACGCCCCCATCGGTGAGATCTACGCCGAAGAGGCCCAGGTCATCCCCGCGGCCGTGCTCGGCCCGAAGGACGGTGTCATCAAGGACACCATCTCCACGCAGATCAACAACATGGAGCAGCGTGGCACGAAGCCGGACGACGCCTGGAAGGCCGCGACCGAGGCCATCGACAAGGTGATCGGCTGA
- a CDS encoding glycoside hydrolase family 18 protein translates to MSHSTHRRTTSTRTKALGALVAAAAVGGTVFALTGTAQAAGVGAAYTRTSGWTGGYTGQYVVTNDAGTARSGWTLEFDLPSGTKIDSLWNGEYTVSGGHVTVKPASWNKDLAPGGSVTVGFVTASSAKAADPTGCRIDGAACSADGGATPEPSGRPTGTPQPTATATPTKGATTPPATTPPATAPPATPRPTDTPGGGTATGAGFGPYVDTSLHPSYDLLDTVSRTGVKEFTLAFITSGGGCAPLWGGVTGLGDDKVAAQITALRAEGGDVRVSFGGAAGAELALHCSSPAELAAAYGKVVEAYGLTKVDFDIEGGALPDTAANSRRSAAIARLQKDHPGLDVSFTLPVMPEGLTQPGVDLLADAKKSGVGIDAVNIMAMDYGASYSGDMGDYATQAATATQAQLKGVLGLSDAAAWKAVAVTPMIGVNDVATEIFTVEDATQLVKFAREKGIGRLAMWSGTRDAQCPGGAKPTADATCSSILQEPLAFTKAFGAFG, encoded by the coding sequence ATGAGCCACAGCACGCACCGCCGCACGACGAGCACCCGCACGAAGGCGCTCGGCGCCCTCGTCGCCGCGGCGGCCGTCGGCGGCACGGTCTTCGCACTCACCGGAACGGCCCAGGCGGCGGGCGTCGGTGCCGCGTACACGAGGACCAGCGGCTGGACGGGCGGCTACACCGGGCAGTACGTCGTCACGAACGACGCCGGAACGGCTCGTTCCGGATGGACGCTGGAGTTCGACCTGCCGTCCGGTACGAAGATCGACTCGCTCTGGAACGGCGAGTACACCGTCAGCGGCGGCCACGTCACCGTGAAGCCCGCGAGCTGGAACAAGGACCTGGCCCCCGGCGGCTCCGTGACGGTCGGCTTCGTCACCGCCTCGTCGGCGAAGGCCGCCGATCCCACGGGCTGCCGCATCGACGGCGCCGCGTGCTCCGCGGACGGCGGCGCCACCCCGGAACCCAGCGGGCGCCCGACCGGAACCCCGCAGCCCACCGCGACCGCCACTCCGACCAAGGGCGCGACGACCCCACCCGCGACGACCCCACCCGCGACGGCCCCGCCCGCCACACCCCGGCCCACGGACACCCCCGGCGGTGGCACGGCCACCGGCGCCGGCTTCGGCCCGTACGTCGACACCTCCCTCCACCCCTCCTACGACCTCCTGGACACCGTCTCCCGGACGGGCGTCAAGGAGTTCACCCTCGCGTTCATCACCTCGGGCGGCGGCTGCGCCCCGCTGTGGGGCGGGGTCACCGGGCTGGGCGACGACAAGGTGGCCGCCCAGATCACCGCCCTGCGGGCCGAGGGCGGCGATGTACGGGTCTCCTTCGGCGGCGCCGCCGGAGCGGAACTCGCCCTGCACTGCTCCTCGCCGGCCGAACTCGCCGCCGCGTACGGCAAGGTCGTCGAGGCCTACGGGCTGACCAAGGTGGACTTCGACATCGAGGGCGGCGCGCTGCCCGACACCGCGGCCAACTCCCGCCGCTCGGCGGCCATCGCCCGGCTCCAGAAGGACCACCCCGGGCTCGACGTCTCCTTCACGCTGCCGGTGATGCCCGAGGGCCTGACCCAGCCGGGTGTGGACCTCCTCGCGGACGCGAAGAAGAGCGGCGTCGGGATCGACGCGGTCAACATCATGGCGATGGACTACGGCGCGTCCTACAGCGGCGACATGGGCGACTACGCCACCCAGGCGGCCACCGCCACGCAGGCCCAGCTCAAGGGGGTGCTCGGGCTCTCCGACGCCGCCGCCTGGAAGGCGGTCGCGGTCACCCCGATGATCGGCGTGAACGACGTCGCCACCGAGATCTTCACCGTGGAGGACGCCACGCAGCTCGTGAAGTTCGCCCGGGAGAAGGGCATCGGGCGCCTGGCGATGTGGTCCGGCACCCGCGACGCGCAGTGCCCGGGCGGCGCCAAGCCCACCGCGGACGCGACCTGCAGCTCGATCCTCCAGGAGCCACTGGCGTTCACGAAGGCGTTCGGCGCCTTCGGATAG
- a CDS encoding HAMP domain-containing sensor histidine kinase has protein sequence MRWALVKVCLAVTAMVVIAFAVPLGLVIKEMARDRAFSDAERQAATIGPTLTITTDREELTRAVLSTDPGGRGRLAVHVPVTEPGGTRLEIGTRRATREDVETVGRTGRASIAEVRGGSVLLQPTALGSGGIAVVEVFVAEDDVSNGVGTAWLVLAGVGIALIVGSVAVADRLGVRMVEPAQRLAGAAQDLGEGRLGTRVPEGGPAELHSAAVAFNSMADQVVQLLANERELAADLSHRLRTPLTVLRLNAASLGEGPAADQTRAAVEQLEREVDTIIRTAREQRPQTQGGPPGPGAGCDASEVIRERMGFWSALAEDEGRTVRLAGVDRTVRIPVARPELAAALDALLGNVFRHTPEGTAFAVDVHHGGDAVLVLVSDAGPGIPDPAAALARGASGRDGSRDAVGSTGLGLDIVRRVAESTGGDLRIGRSVLGGTEVRIWIGLDGGPAERTRRGHRVGGRGGKRQRRPVSGRNTEFRSSSGAGPDL, from the coding sequence ATGAGATGGGCGCTGGTCAAGGTGTGCCTGGCCGTCACGGCCATGGTCGTGATCGCCTTCGCCGTGCCGCTCGGCCTCGTCATCAAGGAGATGGCCCGGGACCGGGCGTTCTCCGACGCCGAACGGCAGGCCGCCACCATCGGCCCCACCCTCACCATCACCACCGACCGCGAGGAGCTGACCCGCGCCGTCCTGTCCACCGACCCGGGCGGCCGGGGCCGGCTCGCCGTGCACGTCCCCGTGACCGAACCGGGGGGCACCCGCCTGGAGATCGGCACCCGCCGGGCCACCCGCGAGGACGTGGAGACGGTGGGCAGGACGGGCCGCGCGTCGATCGCCGAGGTGCGCGGCGGCTCCGTCCTGCTCCAGCCCACCGCACTGGGCTCGGGCGGCATCGCCGTCGTGGAGGTCTTCGTCGCGGAGGACGACGTGTCCAACGGGGTCGGCACCGCCTGGCTGGTGCTCGCCGGGGTGGGGATCGCGCTGATCGTCGGCTCGGTGGCCGTCGCCGACCGGCTCGGCGTACGCATGGTCGAGCCCGCCCAGCGCCTCGCGGGCGCCGCGCAGGACCTGGGCGAGGGGCGGCTCGGCACCAGGGTGCCCGAGGGCGGGCCCGCCGAACTCCACTCCGCGGCCGTGGCGTTCAACTCGATGGCCGACCAGGTGGTCCAGCTCCTGGCAAACGAGCGGGAACTCGCCGCCGACCTGTCGCACCGGCTCCGCACCCCGCTGACCGTCCTCCGCCTGAACGCGGCCTCGCTGGGCGAGGGCCCGGCCGCCGACCAGACCCGGGCCGCGGTCGAGCAACTGGAGCGCGAGGTCGACACGATCATCCGCACCGCGCGCGAGCAGCGCCCGCAGACCCAGGGCGGCCCGCCGGGTCCCGGAGCCGGGTGCGACGCGTCCGAGGTCATCCGGGAGCGCATGGGGTTCTGGTCGGCGCTGGCCGAGGACGAGGGGCGCACCGTGCGTCTGGCCGGGGTGGACCGCACCGTGCGCATCCCGGTGGCCCGGCCCGAACTGGCCGCCGCGCTGGACGCGTTGCTCGGCAACGTCTTCCGCCACACCCCGGAGGGGACCGCCTTCGCCGTCGACGTGCACCACGGCGGCGACGCGGTGCTCGTGCTCGTCTCGGACGCCGGCCCCGGCATCCCCGATCCGGCGGCCGCCCTCGCCCGCGGGGCCAGCGGACGCGACGGGTCGCGGGACGCCGTGGGCTCGACCGGACTCGGCCTCGACATCGTGCGGAGGGTCGCCGAGTCCACCGGCGGCGACCTGCGGATCGGGCGTTCCGTGCTCGGCGGCACGGAGGTGCGCATCTGGATCGGGCTCGACGGCGGGCCGGCCGAACGTACCCGCCGCGGGCACCGGGTGGGCGGACGGGGCGGCAAGCGGCAGCGACGCCCGGTGAGCGGCCGGAACACAGAGTTCCGGAGCTCCTCGGGTGCGGGGCCCGATCTTTAA